A region from the Hypomesus transpacificus isolate Combined female chromosome 11, fHypTra1, whole genome shotgun sequence genome encodes:
- the slc29a1a gene encoding equilibrative nucleoside transporter 1a isoform X2, with product MTAINAPRDRYNAVWIIFFILGLGTLLPWNFFMTATMYFTSRLKDPQSEDTANQTLNSTVPGVDTRNVLESKFNNVMTLCAMVPLLIFTCLNSFIHQRIPQKLRISGSLTVILVVFLMTAVLVKVDVTPLSFFCLTMIKIICINSFGAVLQGSLFGLAGMLPASYTTPIMSGQGLAGTFAAFSMICALASGSALQDSAFGYFITACVVILLAILSYFVLPQMDFFQYHLECNGSRPSGDEENKMDLLRKVCVVLSDSPGEKRPVVSLTEEDTKSTPSVIGIFKQMWVMALSVCFVFTVTIGTFPAITVEVKSTVADGGAWDTYFIPVSCFLLFNVMDWAGRSLTGVCMWPGKDSMWLPTLVGLRLVFVPLFMLCNVQPRSYLPVLFSHDAWYIIFMILFSFSNGYLASLCMCFGPKKVAQHESETAGAIMAFFLSLGLALGAALSFAFRIMI from the exons ATGACGGCCATTAACGCTCCTCGTGATCG gtatAATGCGGTGTGGATCATTTTCTTCATCCTGGGCTTGGGAACCCTTCTGCCATGGAATTTCTTCATGACTGCAACCATG taCTTCACCAGCCGCCTGAAAGACCCACAGAGCGAGGACACGGCCAATCAGACCCTCAACTCGACGGTGCCAGGCGTGGACACGCGGAACGTTCTGGAATCAAAGTTCAATAACGTGATGACGCTGTGTGCCATGGTGCCCCTCCTCATCTTCACCTGCCTCAACTCCTTCATCCACCAGAG GATCCCTCAGAAGCTGCGGATCTCGGGCAGCCTGACGGTCATCCTGGTGGTGTTCCTGATGACCGCTGTGCTGGTCAAGGTGGACGTGACTCCCCTGTCTTTCTTCTGCCTCACCATGATCAAGATCATCTGCATCAACT cgttTGGTGCCGTGCTGCAGGGCAGTCTGTTTGGTCTGGCGGGCATGCTGCCAGCCTCCTACACCACCCCCATCATGAGTGGCCAGGGTCTGGCCGGGACCTTCGCTGCCTTCTCCATGATCTGTGCCCTGGCTA gtggctCTGCCCTACAGGACAGTGCGTTTGggtacttcatcacagcgtgtGTGGTGATCCTGCTGGCCATCCTATCCTACTTCGTCCTTCCCCAGATGGACTTCTTCCAGTACCACCTGGAGTGTAACGGCTCCAGACCCTCGGGCGACGAGGAGAACAAGATGGATCTGCTCCGGAAAG tgtgtgttgttcttTCAGACAGCCCAGGGGAGAAGAGGCCAGTGGTCAGTCTAACTGAAGAAGACACCAAGTCCACACCCTCTGTAATTGGCATCTTCAAACAG ATGTGGGTGATGGCCCTGTCTGTGTGCTTTGTCTTCACCGTCACCATCGGAACGTTCCCCGCCATCACAGTGGAGGTCAAGTCCACCGTGGCTGACGGAGGTGCCTGGG ACACCTACTTCATCCCTGTGTCGTGTTTCCTGCTCTTCAATGTGATGGACTGGGCTGGGAGGAGCCTGACTGGTGTCTGTATGTGG CCTGGTAAGGACAGCATGTGGCTGCCTACCTTGGTAGGCCTCAGGTTGGTGTTTGTGCCTCTCTTCATGCTGTGTAACGTCCAGCCCAGGAGCTACCTGCCTGTGCTCTTCTCCCACGATGCCTGGTACATCATCTTCAtgatcctcttctccttctccaacgGATACCTGGCCAGCCTCTGCATGTGCTTCGGACCCAA GAAAGTGGCGCAGCATGAGTCAGAGACGGCAGGAGCCATCATGGCCTTCTTCCTGTCCCTGGGTCTGGCTCTGGGAGCCGCCCTCTCCTTCGCGTTTAGGATCATGATCTGA
- the slc29a1a gene encoding equilibrative nucleoside transporter 1a isoform X4 codes for MTAINAPRDRYNAVWIIFFILGLGTLLPWNFFMTATMYFTSRLKDPQSEDTANQTLNSTVPGVDTRNVLESKFNNVMTLCAMVPLLIFTCLNSFIHQRIPQKLRISGSLTVILVVFLMTAVLVKVDVTPLSFFCLTMIKIICINSFGAVLQGSLFGLAGMLPASYTTPIMSGQGLAGTFAAFSMICALASGSALQDSAFGYFITACVVILLAILSYFVLPQMDFFQYHLECNGSRPSGDEENKMDLLRKDSPGEKRPVVSLTEEDTKSTPSVIGIFKQMWVMALSVCFVFTVTIGTFPAITVEVKSTVADGGAWDTYFIPVSCFLLFNVMDWAGRSLTGVCMWPGKDSMWLPTLVGLRLVFVPLFMLCNVQPRSYLPVLFSHDAWYIIFMILFSFSNGYLASLCMCFGPKKVAQHESETAGAIMAFFLSLGLALGAALSFAFRIMI; via the exons ATGACGGCCATTAACGCTCCTCGTGATCG gtatAATGCGGTGTGGATCATTTTCTTCATCCTGGGCTTGGGAACCCTTCTGCCATGGAATTTCTTCATGACTGCAACCATG taCTTCACCAGCCGCCTGAAAGACCCACAGAGCGAGGACACGGCCAATCAGACCCTCAACTCGACGGTGCCAGGCGTGGACACGCGGAACGTTCTGGAATCAAAGTTCAATAACGTGATGACGCTGTGTGCCATGGTGCCCCTCCTCATCTTCACCTGCCTCAACTCCTTCATCCACCAGAG GATCCCTCAGAAGCTGCGGATCTCGGGCAGCCTGACGGTCATCCTGGTGGTGTTCCTGATGACCGCTGTGCTGGTCAAGGTGGACGTGACTCCCCTGTCTTTCTTCTGCCTCACCATGATCAAGATCATCTGCATCAACT cgttTGGTGCCGTGCTGCAGGGCAGTCTGTTTGGTCTGGCGGGCATGCTGCCAGCCTCCTACACCACCCCCATCATGAGTGGCCAGGGTCTGGCCGGGACCTTCGCTGCCTTCTCCATGATCTGTGCCCTGGCTA gtggctCTGCCCTACAGGACAGTGCGTTTGggtacttcatcacagcgtgtGTGGTGATCCTGCTGGCCATCCTATCCTACTTCGTCCTTCCCCAGATGGACTTCTTCCAGTACCACCTGGAGTGTAACGGCTCCAGACCCTCGGGCGACGAGGAGAACAAGATGGATCTGCTCCGGAAAG ACAGCCCAGGGGAGAAGAGGCCAGTGGTCAGTCTAACTGAAGAAGACACCAAGTCCACACCCTCTGTAATTGGCATCTTCAAACAG ATGTGGGTGATGGCCCTGTCTGTGTGCTTTGTCTTCACCGTCACCATCGGAACGTTCCCCGCCATCACAGTGGAGGTCAAGTCCACCGTGGCTGACGGAGGTGCCTGGG ACACCTACTTCATCCCTGTGTCGTGTTTCCTGCTCTTCAATGTGATGGACTGGGCTGGGAGGAGCCTGACTGGTGTCTGTATGTGG CCTGGTAAGGACAGCATGTGGCTGCCTACCTTGGTAGGCCTCAGGTTGGTGTTTGTGCCTCTCTTCATGCTGTGTAACGTCCAGCCCAGGAGCTACCTGCCTGTGCTCTTCTCCCACGATGCCTGGTACATCATCTTCAtgatcctcttctccttctccaacgGATACCTGGCCAGCCTCTGCATGTGCTTCGGACCCAA GAAAGTGGCGCAGCATGAGTCAGAGACGGCAGGAGCCATCATGGCCTTCTTCCTGTCCCTGGGTCTGGCTCTGGGAGCCGCCCTCTCCTTCGCGTTTAGGATCATGATCTGA
- the slc29a1a gene encoding equilibrative nucleoside transporter 1a isoform X3: MTAINAPRDRYNAVWIIFFILGLGTLLPWNFFMTATMYFTSRLKDPQSEDTANQTLNSTVPGVDTRNVLESKFNNVMTLCAMVPLLIFTCLNSFIHQRIPQKLRISGSLTVILVVFLMTAVLVKVDVTPLSFFCLTMIKIICINSFGAVLQGSLFGLAGMLPASYTTPIMSGQGLAGTFAAFSMICALASGSALQDSAFGYFITACVVILLAILSYFVLPQMDFFQYHLECNGSRPSGDEENKMDLLRKGNTDSPGEKRPVVSLTEEDTKSTPSVIGIFKQMWVMALSVCFVFTVTIGTFPAITVEVKSTVADGGAWDTYFIPVSCFLLFNVMDWAGRSLTGVCMWPGKDSMWLPTLVGLRLVFVPLFMLCNVQPRSYLPVLFSHDAWYIIFMILFSFSNGYLASLCMCFGPKKVAQHESETAGAIMAFFLSLGLALGAALSFAFRIMI, translated from the exons ATGACGGCCATTAACGCTCCTCGTGATCG gtatAATGCGGTGTGGATCATTTTCTTCATCCTGGGCTTGGGAACCCTTCTGCCATGGAATTTCTTCATGACTGCAACCATG taCTTCACCAGCCGCCTGAAAGACCCACAGAGCGAGGACACGGCCAATCAGACCCTCAACTCGACGGTGCCAGGCGTGGACACGCGGAACGTTCTGGAATCAAAGTTCAATAACGTGATGACGCTGTGTGCCATGGTGCCCCTCCTCATCTTCACCTGCCTCAACTCCTTCATCCACCAGAG GATCCCTCAGAAGCTGCGGATCTCGGGCAGCCTGACGGTCATCCTGGTGGTGTTCCTGATGACCGCTGTGCTGGTCAAGGTGGACGTGACTCCCCTGTCTTTCTTCTGCCTCACCATGATCAAGATCATCTGCATCAACT cgttTGGTGCCGTGCTGCAGGGCAGTCTGTTTGGTCTGGCGGGCATGCTGCCAGCCTCCTACACCACCCCCATCATGAGTGGCCAGGGTCTGGCCGGGACCTTCGCTGCCTTCTCCATGATCTGTGCCCTGGCTA gtggctCTGCCCTACAGGACAGTGCGTTTGggtacttcatcacagcgtgtGTGGTGATCCTGCTGGCCATCCTATCCTACTTCGTCCTTCCCCAGATGGACTTCTTCCAGTACCACCTGGAGTGTAACGGCTCCAGACCCTCGGGCGACGAGGAGAACAAGATGGATCTGCTCCGGAAAGGTAACACAG ACAGCCCAGGGGAGAAGAGGCCAGTGGTCAGTCTAACTGAAGAAGACACCAAGTCCACACCCTCTGTAATTGGCATCTTCAAACAG ATGTGGGTGATGGCCCTGTCTGTGTGCTTTGTCTTCACCGTCACCATCGGAACGTTCCCCGCCATCACAGTGGAGGTCAAGTCCACCGTGGCTGACGGAGGTGCCTGGG ACACCTACTTCATCCCTGTGTCGTGTTTCCTGCTCTTCAATGTGATGGACTGGGCTGGGAGGAGCCTGACTGGTGTCTGTATGTGG CCTGGTAAGGACAGCATGTGGCTGCCTACCTTGGTAGGCCTCAGGTTGGTGTTTGTGCCTCTCTTCATGCTGTGTAACGTCCAGCCCAGGAGCTACCTGCCTGTGCTCTTCTCCCACGATGCCTGGTACATCATCTTCAtgatcctcttctccttctccaacgGATACCTGGCCAGCCTCTGCATGTGCTTCGGACCCAA GAAAGTGGCGCAGCATGAGTCAGAGACGGCAGGAGCCATCATGGCCTTCTTCCTGTCCCTGGGTCTGGCTCTGGGAGCCGCCCTCTCCTTCGCGTTTAGGATCATGATCTGA
- the slc29a1a gene encoding equilibrative nucleoside transporter 1a isoform X5, which translates to MVFTPGWLGEHSRPLAPSTTPEGTTHSPWIPQKLRISGSLTVILVVFLMTAVLVKVDVTPLSFFCLTMIKIICINSFGAVLQGSLFGLAGMLPASYTTPIMSGQGLAGTFAAFSMICALASGSALQDSAFGYFITACVVILLAILSYFVLPQMDFFQYHLECNGSRPSGDEENKMDLLRKGNTVCVVLSDSPGEKRPVVSLTEEDTKSTPSVIGIFKQMWVMALSVCFVFTVTIGTFPAITVEVKSTVADGGAWDTYFIPVSCFLLFNVMDWAGRSLTGVCMWPGKDSMWLPTLVGLRLVFVPLFMLCNVQPRSYLPVLFSHDAWYIIFMILFSFSNGYLASLCMCFGPKKVAQHESETAGAIMAFFLSLGLALGAALSFAFRIMI; encoded by the exons ATGGTCTTTACTCCAGGTTGGCTAGGAGAACACAGCCGACCACTGGCCCCTTCCACAACCCCAGAGGGGACCACACACTCCCCATG GATCCCTCAGAAGCTGCGGATCTCGGGCAGCCTGACGGTCATCCTGGTGGTGTTCCTGATGACCGCTGTGCTGGTCAAGGTGGACGTGACTCCCCTGTCTTTCTTCTGCCTCACCATGATCAAGATCATCTGCATCAACT cgttTGGTGCCGTGCTGCAGGGCAGTCTGTTTGGTCTGGCGGGCATGCTGCCAGCCTCCTACACCACCCCCATCATGAGTGGCCAGGGTCTGGCCGGGACCTTCGCTGCCTTCTCCATGATCTGTGCCCTGGCTA gtggctCTGCCCTACAGGACAGTGCGTTTGggtacttcatcacagcgtgtGTGGTGATCCTGCTGGCCATCCTATCCTACTTCGTCCTTCCCCAGATGGACTTCTTCCAGTACCACCTGGAGTGTAACGGCTCCAGACCCTCGGGCGACGAGGAGAACAAGATGGATCTGCTCCGGAAAGGTAACACAG tgtgtgttgttcttTCAGACAGCCCAGGGGAGAAGAGGCCAGTGGTCAGTCTAACTGAAGAAGACACCAAGTCCACACCCTCTGTAATTGGCATCTTCAAACAG ATGTGGGTGATGGCCCTGTCTGTGTGCTTTGTCTTCACCGTCACCATCGGAACGTTCCCCGCCATCACAGTGGAGGTCAAGTCCACCGTGGCTGACGGAGGTGCCTGGG ACACCTACTTCATCCCTGTGTCGTGTTTCCTGCTCTTCAATGTGATGGACTGGGCTGGGAGGAGCCTGACTGGTGTCTGTATGTGG CCTGGTAAGGACAGCATGTGGCTGCCTACCTTGGTAGGCCTCAGGTTGGTGTTTGTGCCTCTCTTCATGCTGTGTAACGTCCAGCCCAGGAGCTACCTGCCTGTGCTCTTCTCCCACGATGCCTGGTACATCATCTTCAtgatcctcttctccttctccaacgGATACCTGGCCAGCCTCTGCATGTGCTTCGGACCCAA GAAAGTGGCGCAGCATGAGTCAGAGACGGCAGGAGCCATCATGGCCTTCTTCCTGTCCCTGGGTCTGGCTCTGGGAGCCGCCCTCTCCTTCGCGTTTAGGATCATGATCTGA
- the slc29a1a gene encoding equilibrative nucleoside transporter 1a isoform X1 encodes MTAINAPRDRYNAVWIIFFILGLGTLLPWNFFMTATMYFTSRLKDPQSEDTANQTLNSTVPGVDTRNVLESKFNNVMTLCAMVPLLIFTCLNSFIHQRIPQKLRISGSLTVILVVFLMTAVLVKVDVTPLSFFCLTMIKIICINSFGAVLQGSLFGLAGMLPASYTTPIMSGQGLAGTFAAFSMICALASGSALQDSAFGYFITACVVILLAILSYFVLPQMDFFQYHLECNGSRPSGDEENKMDLLRKGNTVCVVLSDSPGEKRPVVSLTEEDTKSTPSVIGIFKQMWVMALSVCFVFTVTIGTFPAITVEVKSTVADGGAWDTYFIPVSCFLLFNVMDWAGRSLTGVCMWPGKDSMWLPTLVGLRLVFVPLFMLCNVQPRSYLPVLFSHDAWYIIFMILFSFSNGYLASLCMCFGPKKVAQHESETAGAIMAFFLSLGLALGAALSFAFRIMI; translated from the exons ATGACGGCCATTAACGCTCCTCGTGATCG gtatAATGCGGTGTGGATCATTTTCTTCATCCTGGGCTTGGGAACCCTTCTGCCATGGAATTTCTTCATGACTGCAACCATG taCTTCACCAGCCGCCTGAAAGACCCACAGAGCGAGGACACGGCCAATCAGACCCTCAACTCGACGGTGCCAGGCGTGGACACGCGGAACGTTCTGGAATCAAAGTTCAATAACGTGATGACGCTGTGTGCCATGGTGCCCCTCCTCATCTTCACCTGCCTCAACTCCTTCATCCACCAGAG GATCCCTCAGAAGCTGCGGATCTCGGGCAGCCTGACGGTCATCCTGGTGGTGTTCCTGATGACCGCTGTGCTGGTCAAGGTGGACGTGACTCCCCTGTCTTTCTTCTGCCTCACCATGATCAAGATCATCTGCATCAACT cgttTGGTGCCGTGCTGCAGGGCAGTCTGTTTGGTCTGGCGGGCATGCTGCCAGCCTCCTACACCACCCCCATCATGAGTGGCCAGGGTCTGGCCGGGACCTTCGCTGCCTTCTCCATGATCTGTGCCCTGGCTA gtggctCTGCCCTACAGGACAGTGCGTTTGggtacttcatcacagcgtgtGTGGTGATCCTGCTGGCCATCCTATCCTACTTCGTCCTTCCCCAGATGGACTTCTTCCAGTACCACCTGGAGTGTAACGGCTCCAGACCCTCGGGCGACGAGGAGAACAAGATGGATCTGCTCCGGAAAGGTAACACAG tgtgtgttgttcttTCAGACAGCCCAGGGGAGAAGAGGCCAGTGGTCAGTCTAACTGAAGAAGACACCAAGTCCACACCCTCTGTAATTGGCATCTTCAAACAG ATGTGGGTGATGGCCCTGTCTGTGTGCTTTGTCTTCACCGTCACCATCGGAACGTTCCCCGCCATCACAGTGGAGGTCAAGTCCACCGTGGCTGACGGAGGTGCCTGGG ACACCTACTTCATCCCTGTGTCGTGTTTCCTGCTCTTCAATGTGATGGACTGGGCTGGGAGGAGCCTGACTGGTGTCTGTATGTGG CCTGGTAAGGACAGCATGTGGCTGCCTACCTTGGTAGGCCTCAGGTTGGTGTTTGTGCCTCTCTTCATGCTGTGTAACGTCCAGCCCAGGAGCTACCTGCCTGTGCTCTTCTCCCACGATGCCTGGTACATCATCTTCAtgatcctcttctccttctccaacgGATACCTGGCCAGCCTCTGCATGTGCTTCGGACCCAA GAAAGTGGCGCAGCATGAGTCAGAGACGGCAGGAGCCATCATGGCCTTCTTCCTGTCCCTGGGTCTGGCTCTGGGAGCCGCCCTCTCCTTCGCGTTTAGGATCATGATCTGA
- the mtrf1l gene encoding peptide chain release factor 1-like, mitochondrial yields MSFSWKTCRRAFHVSIRKLHELSLMTPHQTSYSSILSQRRYRAVSHRDRLPNSQLINCHCRTFHSTQPLRITKVLNVDEIFAQKSLQDYLKKIETEYYECLPVVNMSEGLKISEEELRAKRTRESVLAPLVQYIRELETKQQEFAETEKLLKDEDPDMRELAVLENEVCLSKIQELRQKILDMLVPEDEADLSDLVLEVTAGVGGQEAMLFTAEMFDMYHSFTQHQGWSFEILDYMKSEMGGLRHGSASVSGSQSYKRMKYEAGVHRVQRVPKTEKQGRMHTSTMTVAILPQPTEISFTINAKDLKIETTRASGAGGQHVNTTDSAVRIVHLPTGVVAECQQERSQLKNKEKAMKMLRAKLYSMRLEEETSKRYTARKVQIGTKGRSEKIRTYNFPQDRITDHRIGKTVHGVREFLSGEDLLDEMNSALHEFSNQETLMDILGEDEHDVKI; encoded by the exons ATGAGCTTTTCCTGGAAAACTTGTAGACGAGCTTTTCACGTTTCCATTAGGAAGTTGCATGAACTGTCCTTGATGACACCCCATCAGACCTCGTACTCTAGCATCTTAAGCCAAAGAAGATACCGAGCAGTATCTCACCGTGATAGACTTCCCAATTCGCAATTAATAAATTGCCACTGTAGAACATTCCACTCGACGCAGCCATTGAGGATTACTAAAGTACTGAATGTGGACGAGATCTTTGCTCAGAAATCTCTGCAGGACTACCTGAAGAAGATAGAGACTGAGTATTATGAATGTCTGCCAGTTGTCAACATGAGTGAAGGACTGAAAATTAGCGAGGAGGAGCTAAGAGCTAAAAGAACCAGGGAATCTGTATTAGCGCCCCTGGTTCAGTACATCAGAGaactggaaacaaaacaacaggagtTTGCAGAGACGGAAAAGTTACTCAAAG ATGAAGACCCAGACATGCGTGAACTGGCAGTCTTGGAGAACGAAGTCTGTCTATCAAAGATTCAAGAACTTAGACAAAAG ATTCTGGACATGTTGGTTCCTGAGGATGAGGCAGACCTAAGCGACCTGGTCCTGGAGGTCACAGCCGGGGTTGGAGGCCAGGAGGCCATGCTGTTCACTGCAGAGATGTTCGATATGTACCACAGCTTCACCCAGCATCAGGGGTGGAGCTTTGAAATCTTGGATTACATGAAGAGTGAGATGG GTGGATTGCGTCATGGGTCAGCTAGTGTCAGTGGTTCTCAGAGCTATAAAAGGATGAAGTATGAGGCAGGGGTCCACCGCGTTCAGAGGGTCCCCAAGACTGAGAAACAGGGCCGCATGCACACCAGCACCATGACGGTGGCCATACTGCCCCAACCCACTGAG ATCTCATTTACAATCAATGCCAAAGACTTGAAGATTGAGACCACAAGGGCAAGTGGAGCAGGTGGCCAGCATGTCAACACTACAGACAGCGCTGTGAGAATTGTTCATCTCCCCACAG GTGTGGTTGCAGAGTGCCAACAGGAACGGTCTCAGCTGAAGAACAAGGAGAAGGCCATGAAAATGCTGAGGGCTAAGCTCTACAGCATGAGACTGGAAGAGGAAACCAGCAAGCGTTACACTGCACGCAAAGTCCAG ATTGGCACCAAAGGAAGGTCTGAGAAGATCAGGACCTACAATTTTCCCCAAGACAGGATAACAGACCACCGTATAGGGAAGACTGTACATGGTGTGAGAGAGTTTCTTTCAGGGGAGGATCTACTGGACGAGATGAACTCAGCTTTGCATGAATTCTCGAACCAGGAGACTCTTATGGACATACTAGGAGAGGATGAACATGATGTTAAAATATAG
- the fbxo5 gene encoding F-box only protein 5, with the protein MKCPASFEEQRAPCSTEKAAADFKMPALKSFSRKECVDIVVKPQLSPGLTRDSVSLNNNRGVHNKENNKKEHDRILNEVSLNCEEFEDSGYLSLQNSLLEKGDKSYESEENLVSTCLGQEDLERYTSSTPSAKNPSDSHLPILKFQQSVCQELRKTFSRTKSYDWTIISKLAKDFNLDRVIGGHMGRECVDVFTALLERDMRHILTRILGMLGEVDLIHCKMVSRTWRRIILQDKAALARCQEAEQRFEDSRNARGLENGDCLTRSAALSRVVLSCIQTVASTSAQRTSKRSPLQKDCTPSTRNSHATRFREYQEVASSLKQHESLKHCKLCGSPAKHNARALRATCTRQSCAFDFCTMCHSHFHGSSACRTILSHGPGSSTSRDKAILIGSARSKKNVRRL; encoded by the exons ATGAAGTGCCCAGCTAGCTTCGAGGAACAGCGGGCCCCGTGCAGCACTGAAAAAGCTGCCGCCGACTTTAAGATGCCTGCCCTAAAAAGCTTTTCACGGAAGGAATGCGTCGACATCGTAGTCAAGCCTCAGTTGTCTCCTGGTTTGACCCGCGACAGCGTATCTTTGAATAACAACAGGGGTGTCCACAACAAAgagaacaacaaaaaagaacatGACAGAATACTGAACGAGGTGTCATTGAACTGTGAGGAATTTGAGGACAGTGGTTACCTATCCTTGCAGAACAGCCTACTTGAGAAAGGCGATAAGAGCTATGAATCAGAAGAGAATCTAGTATCAACTTGCTTAGGTCAGGAGGATCTGGAGAGGTACACTTCATCTACCCCTTCTGCCAAAAACCCCAGTGACTCACACCTCCCTATACTTAAGTTCCAGCAGTCTGTGTGTCAGGAACTCAGAAAGACCTTCAGCAGGACCAAGAGCTATGACTGGACAATCATTAGCAAGCTGGCCAAGGATTTTAACCTGGATAGAGTCATTGGAGGACACATGGGGCGGGAGTGTGTGGATGTATTCACAGCCTTGCTGGAAAGAGACATGAGACACATCCTCACAAGGATCCTGGGGATGCTTGGAGAGGTGGACTTGATCCA CTGCAAAATGGTAAGCCGAACCTGGAGAAGAATCATCCTTCAGGACAAGGCTGCACTCGCCAGATGCCAGGAGGCAGAACAGAGATTTGAG GACTCTAGAAATGCTCGAGGACTGGAGAATGGGGATTGTCTGACGCGCAGCGCCGCCCTGTCCAGGGTGGTGCTGTCCTGCATACAGACCGTAGCCTCCACATCTGCCCAGCGAACCTCCAAGAGGAGTCCGTTGCAGAAAGATTGCACTCCCTCAACCCGCAACTCTCATGCCACACGCTTCAGGGAATACCAGGAG GTTGCCAGTTCCCTTAAGCAGCACGAGTCTCTGAAGCACTGCAAGCTGTGTGGCTCCCCCGCCAAGCACAACGCCCGCGCCCTCCGTGCCACCTGCACCCGGCAAAGCTGTGCCTTCGACTTCTGTACCATGTGCCACAGCCACTTCCACGGTTCCTCGGCCTGTCGCACCATCCTGTCCCACGGGCCAGGCAGCAGCACGTCCAGGGACAAAGCCATTCTGATAGGCAGTGCCCGCAGCAAGAAGAACGTCAGACGGCTGTGA